One Polaribacter reichenbachii genomic window, GCAAGAGCATCTCCCATTACTAATTGAGCGGTTGTGCTTGTTGTTGGTGCTAAATTATTTGGACAAGCCTCTTTTTCTACATAAGTATTTAATGTAAAATCTGCATTTTTGCCTAAATAAGAATCTACATTACCAGTTATTGCAATAATTTTATTTCCATAGTTCTTTATCAACGGAATTAAAACTTTTATTTCTGGGGTATTTCCACTTTTAGAAATACAGAGAACCACATCATCATCTAAAACATTTCCTAAATCTCCATGAATGGCATCTGCAGCATGCATAAATACAGCAGGAGTTCCTGTAGAATTAAAAGTAGCTACAATTTTTGTGGCAATATTGGCGCTTTTACCAACACCAGTTATAATAACTCGACCTTTAAAGTTATGAATATATTTTACAGCGTTTACAAAATTACTATCTATAAAATTTGCTAAGTTAGCAATAGCTTCACTTTCAGCAATTATTGTTTTTTTTGCGTTTGCAATTATGGTGGTATTATCTTTCAAGCTTTATGTTTTTATCAGAATAAAAAAAAGTTATATCTTTAGATATACGAAACAGGCAAATTTACTATAAAAATAAGTTTCATCAAACAATATAGTAATTGGTTTGCATTTTCTAAAAATGATAATTTAATATTTATATGGATTTACATAGTCCTCTTAAAAAATTCTTTGGTTTTAATAAATTTAAAGGATTACAAGAAGAAGTAATAAAGAGTATTGTTAGCAATCATAATACTTTTGTAATAATGCCAACAGGAGGAGGAAAGTCTCTTTGTTATCAACTGCCAGCTTTAATGGCAGAAGGTACTGCAATAGTGGTTTCACCTTTAATCGCTTTGATGAAAAATCAAGTAGATGCTATAAGAGGTATTTCTGAACATAATGGAGTAGCACATGTGTTAAATTCATCATTAAATAAAACAGAAGTAGCTCAGGTTAAAGATGATATTGCAAACGGAATTACTAAACTATTATATGTTGCACCAGAATCTTTAATAAAAGAAGAATATGTTACTTTTTTAAGAACTCAAAAAATTTCTTTTGTAGCTATTGATGAAGCACATTGTATTTCTGAATGGGGTCATGATTTTAGACCAGAATACAGAAATTTAAAGCATATTATTAAAGCTATTGATAGTGTACCCGTAATTTGTTTAACAGCAACAGCAACAGAAAAGGTACAAGAAGATATTTTAAAAACGCTTGGTATAACAGATGCAAATCGTTTTAAAGCCTCTTTTAATAGGGCTAATTTATTTTACGAAGTTAGACCTAAAACTAAAGAGGTTGAAAAAGATATTATTCGTTTTGTAAAACAAAGAGAAGGCAAATCTGGAATTATTTACTGTTTAAGCAGAAAAAAAGTTGAAGAAGTTGCCCAAGTTTTGCAAGTTAACGGCATAAATGCAGTGCCATATCATGCTGGTTTAGATGCCAAAACAAGAGTGAAACATCAAGACATGTTCTTAATGGAAGATTGTGATGTTGTTGTGGCAACAATTGCTTTTGGTATGGGAATAGACAAACCAGATGTACGTTTTGTAATTCATCATGATATACCTAAAAGTTTAGAAAGTTATTATCAAGAAACAGGTAGAGCAGGTAGAGATGATGGAGAAGGATATTGTTTGGCTTTTTATGCCTATAAAGATATTGAAAAGTTAGAGAAATTTATGTCTAGCAAGCCAGTAGCAGAACAAGAAATTGGTCATGCATTATTGCAAGAAGTGGTTGGTTATGCAGAAACATCTATGAATAGACGTAAATATCTGTTACATTATTTTGGTGAGGAATTTGATGAAGTGAATGGGGAAGGTGCAGATATGGATGACAATTCTAGAAACCCTAAGAAAAAACACGAAGCAAAAGAAGATGTTGTTATAATTTTAAAAGTTGTAAAAGAAACATTACAAAAATATAAAGCTAAAGAAGTTGTTAATACCATTGTTGGTAAAGAAAATGCTTTATTAACATCGCATAAAACACATTTACAACCATTTTTTGGTGTTGGTAAAGATAAAACGGCATCTTATTGGATGGCTTTAATTCGCCAGATATTGGTAGTTAATTTCATTAAGAAAGAAATTGAACAATATGGCGTTATAAAATTAACTGAAGATGGTAAAAATTATTTAAAGAAACCAACTTCTTTTATGATGACAGAAGATCATTCTTATCATGAGGGTGATGATAATTCTATTATTACAAACTCAAAATCTTCAGGTGGAGTTTCTGATGATAAATTAGTAAAACTACTTAAGGATTTAAGAAAAAGAGTTGCTGTAAAACAAGGTGTACCACCTTTTGCTGTTTTTCAAGATCCGTCTATAGATGATATGGCTTTAAAATACCCAATTACTTTAGACGAATTATCTAAAGTGCATGGAGTAGGAGAAGGGAAAGCTAGAAAATTTGGTAAAGACTTTGTAAAAATTATAGCTACTTATGTAGAAGAGAATGATGTTTTAAGACCAGATGATTTAATTGTAAAAAGTACAGGTGTAAATTCTGGTTTAAAGTTATTTATTATTCAGAATACTGATAAAAAATTACCTTTAGAAGATATTGCTAAATCTAAGGGTTTAGAGATGAGTGACTTGATTAAGGAAATGGAAAGAATTATTTTTGCTGGTACAAAAATAAATATCAATTACGCTTTAGATGATTTGTTAGATGAAGATCAGCAAGAAGAAATTCACGATTATTTTATGGAAGCCGAAACTGATCGAATTCAAGATGCTTTAGATGAGTTTGATGGTGATTATGATGATGAGGAATTGCGTTTAATGCGAATTAAATTTATTAATGAAGTAGGAAATTAAAACTGATATTTTTTATCAATTGCATATTTAACTAATTCGTTACCAGACGCTAAATCTAATTTACGAATCATGTTTTTTCTGTGGGTGTCTACAGTTGTTTTCGCTATAAATAATTTTTCTGAAATTTCTCTAGAAGTATTTCCATTGGCAATTAAACTTAAAATTTCTTTTTCTCTGTTTGATAAAATAACTTTATTCGATTTACCAATGGTAACATTATCATCGATATAATTATTCATAAAATTGAAGGCTACATTTGGATCGAAAAAAGTTTCTCCAGAGGCTACTGTAACAATTGCTTTTGATAACATTTTAATTCCGGAGTTTTTTAAAATGTAACCAGTTGCACCAGCATCTAGCATTTGTTTAATGGCATCTGGTTGATCGAACATTGTCATTGCCAAAACATTTATATGTGGCATATTTTTTTTGATGATTCTAGTAGCTTGAATACCATCCATAATTGGCATTCTAATATCTGTGATAACTAATTTAGGTTGTTTTAATGTAACTAATTTTACCAATTCATCTCCATTATTAACAGCACCAATAATGTTTATTTCATCATCATATTCAAAGAAAGATTTAACTCCGTCTATTAACATTTGATGATCTTCTGCCATTATAATTGTTATCATAGTTTTAGTTTTTTATTAAAAATACAACTTTTAATAAGTTTAAAAATACCTATATGTAATGATTTTTTTATGAAATAGGAATATCAATAATAATAGAGCTTCCTTTTCCTAAAGTGGCATCAACTTTAAAAGTACCATTTAAATGTTCTACTCTGGTTTTTATAGAACTAATGCCCATTCCGTTATTTAAATTCACTTTTTTAATGTCAAAACCTTTTCCATCATCTTCGATAATAATATTTAAGTTCTTATCATACAAAGAAATATTGATGGTCGCATTTTTAGCATCTGCGTGTTTGATTATATTAGTTACCAATTCTTGAATAATTCTAAAAAGAGTAATTTCTAAAGTATTTTCTAAACGTTTATCTAAGCCAAAATGAATAACTTCTATTTGAATTTTATCTGCGGATGATATTTTTTCAGCCATCATTTGTAACGCTAACAACAAACCTTGATTTGCTATAACTCCCG contains:
- a CDS encoding ATP-dependent DNA helicase RecQ, with the translated sequence MDLHSPLKKFFGFNKFKGLQEEVIKSIVSNHNTFVIMPTGGGKSLCYQLPALMAEGTAIVVSPLIALMKNQVDAIRGISEHNGVAHVLNSSLNKTEVAQVKDDIANGITKLLYVAPESLIKEEYVTFLRTQKISFVAIDEAHCISEWGHDFRPEYRNLKHIIKAIDSVPVICLTATATEKVQEDILKTLGITDANRFKASFNRANLFYEVRPKTKEVEKDIIRFVKQREGKSGIIYCLSRKKVEEVAQVLQVNGINAVPYHAGLDAKTRVKHQDMFLMEDCDVVVATIAFGMGIDKPDVRFVIHHDIPKSLESYYQETGRAGRDDGEGYCLAFYAYKDIEKLEKFMSSKPVAEQEIGHALLQEVVGYAETSMNRRKYLLHYFGEEFDEVNGEGADMDDNSRNPKKKHEAKEDVVIILKVVKETLQKYKAKEVVNTIVGKENALLTSHKTHLQPFFGVGKDKTASYWMALIRQILVVNFIKKEIEQYGVIKLTEDGKNYLKKPTSFMMTEDHSYHEGDDNSIITNSKSSGGVSDDKLVKLLKDLRKRVAVKQGVPPFAVFQDPSIDDMALKYPITLDELSKVHGVGEGKARKFGKDFVKIIATYVEENDVLRPDDLIVKSTGVNSGLKLFIIQNTDKKLPLEDIAKSKGLEMSDLIKEMERIIFAGTKININYALDDLLDEDQQEEIHDYFMEAETDRIQDALDEFDGDYDDEELRLMRIKFINEVGN
- a CDS encoding response regulator — its product is MITIIMAEDHQMLIDGVKSFFEYDDEINIIGAVNNGDELVKLVTLKQPKLVITDIRMPIMDGIQATRIIKKNMPHINVLAMTMFDQPDAIKQMLDAGATGYILKNSGIKMLSKAIVTVASGETFFDPNVAFNFMNNYIDDNVTIGKSNKVILSNREKEILSLIANGNTSREISEKLFIAKTTVDTHRKNMIRKLDLASGNELVKYAIDKKYQF
- a CDS encoding KpsF/GutQ family sugar-phosphate isomerase; its protein translation is MKDNTTIIANAKKTIIAESEAIANLANFIDSNFVNAVKYIHNFKGRVIITGVGKSANIATKIVATFNSTGTPAVFMHAADAIHGDLGNVLDDDVVLCISKSGNTPEIKVLIPLIKNYGNKIIAITGNVDSYLGKNADFTLNTYVEKEACPNNLAPTTSTTAQLVMGDALAVCLLELKGFTSKDFAKYHPGGALGKRLYLRVSDLIVNNELPKVAKNDTIAKVIIEMSEKRLGVTAVVEGDKVLGIITDGDIRRMLSKTTKIDDFVAEDIMSKNPKTIHKDAMAIDALDALENSSITQILAVDDSNKYAGVVHLHDLIKEGIF